AAAAAACTCCATGACGTCCCGACGACCTAACAGCTTGCCCCCTTACTTCAACAGGCTATTAGGTCGCCAATTCGTGGCGAGCCAAGCTGATTAACATCGACTCAGGCAGTTTTTCGACCCCCAACTGCCGCAGCATGTTAACGGTCTGGGCTGTGGTGTAATGGGCGTGCAGACACACATGCAGCAGAATGTCTGCGCGCCGGGTCCCAAATCGAACCCCTGCACCGGCGGTGCTCACAACCTTAAATACAGTGTCCTCGAGTTCCGATGGCTGCAGTCCATTCACATATTCGCTCCATCGCAGCTCAAGTTCTTCCCACTTCTGACGGAGTTCCACGAAATCAGCGATCTTTCCTTCCCCAAGCTGGTTTCCAGGAAGCTTTCCCCGCACATCCCCCTGAACCAGTGGCTCTTCTTCACCATGCAGCGCGCCAAGCCAGACGTACTCCGCGGCGTACATGTGCGTGAGCGATTTCCAGACACTTCCCTGCCCAATCGGAAGCGAAGTATGCAATTGTTCGTCATTCAGCAATGCGACAGCCGCCCGCAAATTGCGATTCGTCCACGCACGATGCTGATTCAACCGGGCAATCAATGGGATCGTCTCCATATTTCATAGTCTCGTTATAAAGGAATTTTTCTCTGTTTCTCCGTG
This Schlesneria paludicola DSM 18645 DNA region includes the following protein-coding sequences:
- a CDS encoding DinB family protein; this encodes METIPLIARLNQHRAWTNRNLRAAVALLNDEQLHTSLPIGQGSVWKSLTHMYAAEYVWLGALHGEEEPLVQGDVRGKLPGNQLGEGKIADFVELRQKWEELELRWSEYVNGLQPSELEDTVFKVVSTAGAGVRFGTRRADILLHVCLHAHYTTAQTVNMLRQLGVEKLPESMLISLARHELAT